In one window of Prevotella sp. E13-17 DNA:
- the ispE gene encoding 4-(cytidine 5'-diphospho)-2-C-methyl-D-erythritol kinase: MIIFPIAKINLGLNVVERRPDGYHNLETVFFPVALQDALEVTVMDELFPSDFDCDLKVSNFKIEGDERKNLVVKAYNLLKQDFPNMPRVHAHLYKAIPTQAGMGGGSSDCSAMLVLLNRMFGLGLTEQQLIEYAARLGADCAFFVLNTPAYAEGIGERLTPIDVNLKGYWLAVVRPQIPVPTKEAFSLITPSRPEKNCRDVVMQPVSTWRQYLKNDFEKSVFALHPEIGAIKQHFYDMGADYAAMSGSGSAVFGIFSHKPSLESEFDGMFKQTLKL, from the coding sequence ATGATCATTTTTCCTATCGCAAAGATAAACCTTGGTTTAAATGTGGTTGAGCGTCGTCCAGATGGATATCATAATTTGGAAACTGTGTTTTTTCCTGTAGCGCTGCAAGATGCACTTGAAGTGACGGTGATGGACGAGTTGTTTCCTTCTGACTTTGATTGCGACTTGAAGGTGTCGAATTTTAAGATAGAAGGTGATGAACGAAAGAATCTGGTTGTAAAGGCTTATAACTTGTTGAAACAAGATTTTCCCAACATGCCTCGCGTGCACGCTCATTTATATAAAGCTATTCCTACACAAGCAGGAATGGGCGGAGGCAGTAGCGATTGTTCAGCAATGTTGGTGCTACTGAATCGCATGTTTGGACTAGGACTCACCGAGCAACAACTCATCGAATATGCTGCCCGTCTGGGAGCGGATTGTGCTTTCTTTGTGTTGAATACGCCTGCATATGCTGAGGGTATAGGTGAACGGTTGACGCCAATTGATGTGAACTTGAAAGGTTACTGGCTGGCTGTGGTGCGCCCTCAGATTCCAGTGCCAACAAAAGAGGCCTTTTCGCTGATTACTCCTTCTCGTCCAGAAAAGAACTGTAGAGATGTCGTCATGCAGCCTGTCAGTACATGGCGCCAATATTTGAAAAATGATTTCGAGAAGAGTGTTTTTGCGCTTCATCCAGAAATTGGCGCTATCAAACAGCATTTTTACGATATGGGTGCTGACTATGCTGCTATGAGTGGCAGTGGCAGTGCCGTATTTGGCATATTCAGTCACAAGCCTTCTTTAGAATCGGAGTTTGATGGGATGTTCAAGCAGACGCTTAAACTCTAA
- a CDS encoding PqqD family protein, whose product MKTKKGFKLRTICGENIIVAEGIENIDFSRIISMNESAAYLWNKIQGIDFTADTLIELLLDEYEVSKEKASLDVSQLIEQWQKAGIIED is encoded by the coding sequence ATGAAGACGAAGAAAGGATTTAAACTCCGCACCATCTGCGGCGAAAATATAATTGTTGCCGAGGGTATCGAAAATATAGACTTCAGTCGAATCATCAGCATGAATGAGTCGGCTGCATACCTGTGGAACAAAATTCAGGGCATCGACTTTACAGCCGACACCCTTATAGAACTTTTATTGGACGAATACGAGGTCAGTAAAGAAAAAGCCTCGCTAGATGTCAGTCAACTCATAGAACAATGGCAGAAGGCAGGCATTATTGAGGATTAG
- a CDS encoding transglycosylase domain-containing protein, with protein sequence MRKRFVITLWSALTFIVLSTAACFWAISNGYIGYMPPIEDLQNPISRYATQVISCDNKLLGTWSMSRENRVMVNYSDLPETLVNALVATEDARFYEHSGVDFYALGRAIIKRGLLGQKNAGGGSTITQQLAKQLFSDVAKNSMERAFQKPIEWVIAVKLERYYTKDEIIAMYLNYFDFLHNAVGIKTAANTYFSKEPSELTLTEAATLVGMCKNPSYFNPRRYPERCLERRNVVLGQMLKENYITEEEFDSCCQVPLSLRFHVADHNAGSATYFRDFLRRYMMAKKPQRDNYPEWGYVNFYLDSLAWEQDPLFGWCNKNKKRDGSYYNIYTDGLKVYTTIDSRMQQYAEDACYQHVVGYLQPAFNQSLKYKRNAPYSSSLSEEEVQRILQRNVRQSERYRAMKAAGASQKEIDQAFNTKTEMTVFTYRGEKDTIMTPMDSIRYYKTFLRTGFFSMDPKNGYVKAYVGGLNFQHFTYDMATEGRRQVGSTIKPFLYSLAMENGMTPCTEAPNEQRTYYTDAGQAWTPRNGSRSRYGEMVSLKWGLQQSNNWISAYLIDRWGPRNFADLLKRYGIRNPEIVPSLALCLGPCEITVAEMVSAYTAFVNHGVRSAPLYVTRIVDSEGNVVAEFKPRMNEVISGESADKMIDMLRAVIDGGTGGRLRFRYNITAPLGGKTGTTNSNSDGWFMGIAPKLVSGCWVGGDDRDIHFDSMTYGQGASMALPIFAIYMNKIYATPELGYTQQDQFDLPIGFNPCGSEDDMTPVDEEQEGHNTNIGDMPQ encoded by the coding sequence ATGAGAAAAAGGTTTGTAATCACCTTGTGGTCAGCGTTGACTTTCATTGTTTTGTCAACTGCAGCATGTTTTTGGGCCATATCAAATGGATATATTGGCTACATGCCCCCCATTGAAGACCTTCAAAATCCTATCAGCCGCTATGCCACACAGGTAATTTCTTGTGATAACAAACTATTGGGAACATGGAGTATGAGCCGCGAAAATCGTGTCATGGTCAACTATTCCGACCTACCAGAAACACTTGTCAATGCATTGGTAGCCACCGAAGATGCTCGTTTTTATGAACACTCAGGGGTTGATTTCTATGCACTGGGGCGTGCCATCATCAAGCGCGGGTTGTTAGGACAGAAGAACGCTGGTGGCGGTTCGACCATCACCCAGCAACTGGCCAAACAGCTATTCAGCGATGTAGCCAAGAACAGCATGGAACGCGCCTTCCAGAAGCCCATTGAGTGGGTGATAGCCGTCAAACTGGAGCGATACTATACGAAAGACGAGATTATCGCCATGTATCTCAATTATTTCGACTTCTTGCACAACGCGGTTGGTATTAAGACGGCAGCCAACACTTATTTCTCAAAAGAACCATCAGAACTGACGCTGACCGAAGCCGCCACACTGGTGGGTATGTGCAAGAATCCCTCATACTTTAATCCTCGTCGCTATCCAGAGCGTTGTCTTGAGCGCCGCAATGTCGTGCTGGGACAAATGCTGAAGGAGAACTATATCACCGAAGAAGAGTTTGACAGCTGCTGTCAGGTACCACTGAGCCTGCGATTCCACGTTGCAGACCACAATGCTGGAAGCGCCACTTATTTCCGCGATTTCCTGCGCCGCTACATGATGGCCAAGAAACCCCAACGCGACAACTATCCCGAGTGGGGATATGTGAACTTCTATCTCGACTCGCTGGCTTGGGAACAAGACCCATTGTTTGGCTGGTGCAACAAAAACAAAAAGCGTGATGGCAGCTACTACAACATTTATACCGACGGTCTGAAGGTCTATACCACCATTGACTCGCGTATGCAACAATATGCCGAAGACGCATGCTATCAGCACGTGGTAGGCTACCTGCAACCAGCATTCAATCAGTCGCTCAAGTATAAACGCAATGCGCCCTACTCCAGTTCTCTATCTGAAGAGGAAGTACAACGCATCCTGCAGCGCAACGTGCGTCAAAGCGAACGCTACCGTGCAATGAAAGCTGCAGGGGCTTCGCAGAAGGAGATAGACCAGGCCTTCAACACAAAGACCGAAATGACCGTCTTCACCTATCGTGGCGAGAAAGACACAATTATGACCCCAATGGACTCTATCCGTTACTATAAGACGTTTCTGCGCACAGGCTTCTTCAGTATGGATCCGAAGAATGGTTATGTAAAAGCTTATGTGGGCGGTCTAAACTTCCAGCACTTCACCTATGACATGGCAACCGAAGGTCGCCGCCAGGTAGGTTCTACCATCAAGCCATTCCTCTACTCGTTGGCCATGGAGAACGGCATGACACCATGTACCGAGGCTCCCAACGAGCAACGCACCTACTATACCGATGCCGGACAAGCATGGACACCCCGCAACGGCAGTCGTTCGCGCTATGGAGAAATGGTGTCCCTTAAGTGGGGTTTGCAGCAGTCAAACAACTGGATTTCGGCCTATTTAATAGACCGTTGGGGGCCCCGAAACTTTGCCGATCTGCTGAAGCGCTACGGCATACGCAATCCAGAGATTGTTCCATCTTTGGCACTATGTCTGGGACCATGTGAGATAACGGTGGCCGAGATGGTCAGTGCCTATACGGCATTTGTCAACCACGGCGTACGCTCGGCACCACTCTACGTCACTCGTATAGTTGATTCCGAAGGTAATGTGGTAGCCGAATTCAAGCCACGCATGAACGAGGTGATCAGCGGCGAGAGTGCCGACAAAATGATCGACATGCTGCGTGCGGTCATCGATGGCGGTACTGGCGGACGTCTGCGCTTCCGATATAATATCACTGCCCCATTGGGCGGCAAGACCGGTACCACCAACAGCAATAGCGACGGATGGTTTATGGGCATTGCCCCGAAACTGGTTTCGGGCTGCTGGGTTGGCGGCGACGATCGCGATATCCACTTCGACTCAATGACCTATGGTCAAGGTGCCTCAATGGCATTGCCCATCTTCGCCATCTACATGAATAAGATTTATGCCACTCCCGAACTGGGTTACACACAACAGGATCAGTTCGACCTGCCTATAGGCTTCAATCCATGTGGCAGCGAGGACGACATGACACCTGTTGACGAGGAGCAAGAGGGGCACAACACTAATATTGGCGATATGCCACAGTAA
- the dnaB gene encoding replicative DNA helicase, with protein MPEQNTTNRRSRKQQPVDNTYAHLQPQALDIERAVLGALLIDKDAYSVVCEMLFPESFYDPRHQMIYTAIRDLAMAEKPVDVLTVTEQMAKNGHLEEAGGPGYIAEISSRVASSAHVDYHARIVAQKFLARQLIQFAGDIETKAFDETIDVDDLMQHAEGALFELSQKNMKKDYTQIDPVVSQAMQAIQKAAANSDGLTGVPTGYHKLDDMTSGWQASDLVIIAGRPAMGKTSFALSMAKNIAADYKVPLAFFSLEMSNVQLVNRLISNCCEIQGSKILNGQLQPDEWDRLDKRINDLLGAPLYVDDTPGLSVFELRTKARRLVREHGVKIIMIDYLQLMNANGMRFSSRQEEVSTISRSLKGLAKELDIPILALSQLNRGVESREGLEGKRPQLSDLRESGAIEQDADMVLFVHRPEYYHIFQDDNGRDLHGMAQIIIAKHRKGATGDVLLTFRGEYTRFENPEDTHLSNRAPQDSGEILGSRVNGESNIPDGFDPFEGSPLPPPPEGAPF; from the coding sequence ATGCCAGAACAAAATACAACGAACAGACGTAGTAGAAAACAACAGCCAGTTGACAACACCTATGCACACCTACAGCCACAAGCGCTCGACATAGAACGTGCCGTGCTGGGAGCATTGCTCATTGATAAAGATGCTTATTCGGTGGTTTGCGAGATGCTCTTCCCTGAGAGTTTCTATGACCCACGTCACCAGATGATTTATACGGCCATCCGCGATCTCGCAATGGCCGAAAAACCCGTGGACGTACTGACCGTCACCGAACAAATGGCCAAAAACGGACATTTGGAAGAAGCAGGCGGACCTGGTTATATTGCAGAGATATCCTCACGTGTTGCTTCGTCTGCCCACGTTGACTACCATGCACGCATTGTTGCTCAGAAGTTTCTGGCACGTCAGCTCATCCAGTTTGCCGGCGATATTGAGACAAAGGCGTTTGACGAGACCATCGATGTTGACGACTTGATGCAGCACGCAGAAGGTGCCCTCTTCGAACTCTCTCAGAAAAACATGAAGAAGGACTACACCCAGATTGACCCAGTTGTCAGTCAAGCGATGCAGGCTATCCAGAAAGCTGCGGCTAATTCTGACGGATTAACGGGTGTGCCAACTGGCTATCACAAATTGGATGACATGACCAGCGGCTGGCAGGCCAGTGACTTGGTCATCATTGCAGGACGTCCTGCAATGGGTAAGACCTCGTTTGCCCTTTCTATGGCCAAGAATATTGCAGCCGACTACAAAGTACCCTTGGCATTCTTCTCTCTTGAGATGTCAAACGTGCAGTTGGTTAACCGCCTAATTTCTAACTGTTGTGAGATTCAAGGTTCGAAGATTCTGAACGGACAGTTGCAACCTGACGAGTGGGACCGTCTTGACAAGCGCATCAACGATTTGCTGGGTGCACCACTCTATGTTGACGACACCCCAGGTCTTTCTGTATTCGAACTGCGCACAAAAGCACGCCGACTGGTGCGCGAGCATGGCGTAAAGATTATCATGATTGACTACCTTCAGCTGATGAATGCCAACGGCATGCGTTTCTCATCACGCCAGGAAGAAGTGTCAACCATCTCACGCTCATTGAAAGGACTGGCCAAAGAACTTGATATACCTATCCTCGCTCTGTCTCAGTTAAACCGTGGTGTAGAAAGTCGTGAAGGATTGGAAGGTAAACGACCGCAACTGAGCGATTTACGTGAGTCTGGAGCCATCGAGCAGGATGCCGATATGGTGTTGTTTGTTCACCGTCCTGAGTATTATCACATCTTCCAAGACGACAATGGTCGCGATCTTCATGGCATGGCCCAAATTATTATTGCCAAGCACCGTAAGGGTGCCACCGGTGATGTGCTACTGACCTTCCGCGGTGAATATACACGCTTTGAAAATCCAGAAGACACCCACCTTAGCAACAGAGCCCCACAGGATAGTGGTGAAATTTTGGGCTCACGCGTCAACGGTGAAAGCAATATTCCCGATGGTTTCGACCCATTTGAAGGGAGTCCTCTCCCCCCCCCGCCAGAAGGAGCACCATTCTGA
- a CDS encoding sensor histidine kinase KdpD has product MKKSTIWIIAAVMVTSFLGLLFLQISYIEEMAKMKKEQFDESVTRSLYQASRNLELNETLRYLEKDVNDVERKAVTQDSIIVNSLDGSIQQAHQFSVSADDGTFYSAFELKTFTTKPASVPKAMIMHTDKNQKLEAAKTLQEIVRNRYVYQKALLDEVVYNILYTASEKPLKERINFKLLDQDIRSELMNNGISIPYHFTVSTADGREIYRCPDYTDEGDEYTYTQTLYRNDPSSRMGVVKIHFPDMSSYIFSSIRFMIPALIFTMVLLLTFIFTIVVIFRQKRYTEIKNDFINNMTHELKTPISSISLAAQMMNDDSVTKSQTMMKHLSGVINDESKRLRFLVEKVLQMSMFDRKTASFKKKELDLNELLEQTASSFNLRVEHTGGKITTEIEAIDSAIYVDEVHFQNSITNLMDNAVKYRKPDEPVNIHIRTWNEGSDLLCFSIEDNGLGIKKENVKKVFDKFYRVHTGNVHDVKGFGLGLAYVKKIINLHDGEIKCESEIGRGTKFIVKLPVLKENSSN; this is encoded by the coding sequence ATGAAGAAATCTACAATATGGATCATAGCTGCCGTCATGGTGACCTCGTTCTTAGGACTGCTTTTTCTGCAGATCTCCTACATCGAAGAGATGGCGAAGATGAAGAAAGAACAGTTCGATGAAAGCGTAACACGAAGTCTTTATCAGGCATCACGCAACTTGGAACTGAACGAGACGCTGCGTTATCTGGAGAAAGACGTCAACGATGTAGAGCGTAAAGCGGTCACACAAGACTCTATCATCGTGAACAGCCTTGATGGCTCTATTCAGCAAGCCCACCAATTCTCAGTTTCTGCCGACGACGGAACTTTTTATTCGGCTTTCGAACTCAAGACGTTCACCACTAAGCCAGCCTCCGTACCAAAGGCAATGATCATGCACACGGACAAGAACCAGAAATTGGAAGCAGCCAAGACACTACAGGAAATAGTGCGCAATCGATATGTCTATCAAAAAGCACTGCTTGACGAAGTTGTTTATAATATCCTGTACACAGCCAGCGAGAAACCGTTGAAAGAGCGCATCAACTTCAAGTTGCTGGATCAGGACATTCGTTCTGAGCTTATGAACAACGGCATCAGCATCCCCTATCACTTCACCGTTTCTACGGCCGATGGACGAGAGATTTACCGCTGTCCAGACTATACTGATGAAGGCGACGAATACACCTACACACAGACGCTCTACCGCAATGACCCATCATCGAGAATGGGCGTGGTGAAGATCCACTTCCCTGACATGAGCTCATACATCTTCTCGTCTATCAGATTCATGATTCCGGCTCTGATTTTCACCATGGTACTGCTGCTCACATTTATCTTCACAATAGTAGTAATCTTCCGTCAGAAGCGTTACACAGAGATTAAAAACGACTTCATCAACAACATGACACATGAGCTGAAGACACCAATTTCGAGCATCTCGCTGGCCGCACAGATGATGAACGACGACAGTGTGACCAAGAGTCAAACCATGATGAAGCACCTTAGCGGTGTGATTAACGACGAGTCAAAACGACTGCGCTTCTTGGTAGAGAAAGTGCTCCAGATGTCAATGTTCGACAGAAAGACGGCCTCTTTCAAAAAGAAGGAACTGGACCTCAACGAACTGCTTGAGCAGACAGCCAGCAGTTTCAACCTGCGCGTAGAGCATACCGGAGGTAAAATTACAACAGAAATAGAAGCCATCGACTCTGCCATCTATGTTGACGAGGTGCACTTCCAGAACTCCATAACCAATCTGATGGACAATGCAGTCAAGTATCGTAAGCCCGACGAGCCCGTCAATATCCATATCCGCACATGGAACGAAGGTAGCGACCTGCTGTGTTTCAGCATCGAAGACAACGGACTTGGTATTAAGAAAGAAAACGTGAAGAAAGTGTTCGACAAGTTTTATCGCGTTCATACAGGCAATGTACATGACGTGAAAGGCTTTGGCCTTGGTTTGGCCTACGTCAAAAAGATTATCAATCTGCACGATGGTGAAATCAAATGTGAGAGCGAAATCGGACGAGGCACCAAGTTTATCGTCAAATTACCCGTATTGAAAGAAAACAGTTCTAACTAG
- a CDS encoding response regulator transcription factor codes for MEDKLKILLCEDDENLGMLLREYLAAKGFEAELCPDGDAGFKAFMKTKFDICVLDVMMPKKDGFTLAQEIRSANADMPIIFLTAKTLKEDILEGFKLGADDYITKPFSMEELVFRIEAILRRVHGKKTKESTLYHIGNFLFDTQKQLLTMGDKQTKLTTKENELLALLCSHANEILQRDFALKTIWIDDNYFNARSMDVYITKLRKHLKDDPQIEIINIHGKGYKLITPEEQ; via the coding sequence ATGGAAGACAAACTGAAAATCTTGCTTTGCGAGGACGATGAAAACCTCGGCATGTTGCTTCGCGAGTACTTGGCAGCAAAAGGCTTCGAAGCTGAGCTCTGTCCTGATGGCGATGCTGGTTTTAAAGCATTCATGAAAACAAAGTTTGACATCTGCGTGCTTGATGTGATGATGCCAAAGAAAGACGGTTTCACTTTGGCACAGGAAATTCGTAGCGCCAATGCCGACATGCCTATCATCTTCCTGACGGCAAAGACCCTGAAAGAAGACATCCTCGAAGGTTTTAAGTTGGGCGCCGACGACTACATCACGAAACCCTTCTCTATGGAAGAACTTGTATTTCGTATTGAGGCTATCCTACGTCGCGTACATGGCAAAAAGACAAAAGAGTCAACACTCTATCACATCGGCAACTTCTTGTTTGACACCCAGAAGCAACTGCTCACGATGGGTGACAAACAGACGAAACTGACCACCAAGGAAAACGAGCTGTTAGCACTGCTTTGCTCGCATGCCAACGAGATCCTGCAGCGCGACTTTGCACTGAAGACAATCTGGATTGACGACAATTATTTCAATGCACGTTCTATGGACGTTTACATCACTAAACTGCGCAAGCACCTGAAAGACGATCCACAGATTGAAATCATCAATATTCACGGCAAGGGATACAAGTTGATTACTCCCGAAGAGCAGTAA
- the hemW gene encoding radical SAM family heme chaperone HemW: protein MAGLYIHIPFCASRCVYCGFYSTTQLELSQRYVDALCSEMQSRSSEQDVSTVYLGGGTPSQLSFQQLEQLFIYIYKVYRVDPLAEVTMECNPDDVTQQFVESLAELPVNRVSMGVQTFDDRRLHFLCRRHRAGQIAPAVDALRSSGIGNISIDLMYGFPNETLSEWHRDVTEALSLGVEHISAYALQYEEGTALYRMLESGEVSEIDEELERQMYFDLIDRLASAGYEHYEISNFAQAGYRSHHNSNYWNQTPYIGLGAAAHSFDGVDRQWNVSSISEYIKGIESGSPRVDYERLDEATHYNDLVMTALRTCDGLSLQGLRPQQRDYCLRMAQKYLSCGWLQQTDDHLKLTRDGLFVSDMIMAELMMV, encoded by the coding sequence ATGGCAGGACTATACATTCATATTCCCTTTTGTGCGAGTCGTTGCGTGTATTGTGGTTTCTATTCAACCACACAACTTGAACTTTCTCAGAGATATGTTGATGCACTGTGCAGCGAGATGCAGAGCAGATCTTCTGAGCAGGATGTTTCCACTGTTTACCTAGGTGGAGGCACACCCTCACAACTTTCTTTTCAGCAATTAGAACAACTCTTTATATATATATATAAGGTGTATCGTGTGGATCCTTTGGCCGAAGTGACGATGGAGTGTAATCCTGACGATGTTACCCAGCAGTTTGTAGAATCTCTGGCTGAATTGCCTGTTAATAGGGTTTCGATGGGGGTGCAAACGTTCGACGACCGGCGTCTTCACTTTTTGTGTCGTCGTCATCGTGCTGGTCAGATAGCTCCTGCCGTTGACGCATTGAGAAGTTCTGGCATTGGCAATATTAGTATTGACTTGATGTATGGATTCCCCAACGAAACACTCTCGGAGTGGCATCGTGATGTAACCGAGGCCTTATCGCTCGGTGTAGAACATATTTCGGCCTATGCTCTCCAGTACGAAGAAGGTACAGCACTCTATAGGATGCTGGAGAGTGGTGAGGTGAGTGAGATTGACGAAGAGTTGGAGCGACAAATGTACTTCGACCTAATTGACCGTCTGGCTTCTGCGGGATACGAACATTACGAAATCAGTAACTTTGCTCAAGCAGGTTATCGCTCTCACCATAATTCGAACTATTGGAATCAAACGCCATACATTGGGCTTGGGGCTGCGGCTCATAGTTTTGATGGGGTTGACAGACAATGGAACGTGTCAAGTATTTCAGAATATATCAAGGGAATAGAGAGCGGTAGTCCACGTGTGGACTACGAGCGACTGGACGAAGCTACGCACTACAACGACTTGGTGATGACGGCATTGCGCACCTGCGACGGCCTCTCCTTGCAAGGGCTTAGACCACAACAGCGGGATTATTGTTTGCGAATGGCTCAAAAGTACCTTTCATGTGGCTGGCTACAACAAACTGATGACCATCTGAAACTTACGCGTGATGGTCTGTTTGTCAGCGATATGATTATGGCTGAACTGATGATGGTATAG
- a CDS encoding translation factor GTPase family protein — protein MKVYQTNEIKNIALLGSAGSGKTTLAEAMVYEAGIIKRRGTVEGKNTMSDYFPVEQEYGYSVFSTVFHVEWNNKKLNIIDCPGSDDFVGGAITALNVTDQAVILINGQYGPEVGTQNAFRYTEKLQKPVIFLVNQLDKEHCDFDTILNSMKEIYGEKCVPVQYPITTGPDFNAVIDVLLMKKYSWKPEGGAPIIEDIPADQMEKAKELHAALVEAAAANDDTLMEKFFESENLTEDEMREGIRKGLVTRSIFPVFCVCAGKDMGVRRLMEFLGNVVPFVSEMPKVRNTRGEEVSPDCTGPTSLYFFKTGVEPHIGEVQYFKVMSGSVKSGDDLTNADRGSKERIGTIYACAGANRIPIDELKAGDIGCTVKLKDVKTGNALNGKDCEWRYDFIKYPNSKYSRAIKAVNEAETEKMMVALTKMRQEDPTWVVEQSKELRQIIVHGQGEFHLRTLKWRMENNEKIKIEYLEPKIPYRETITKMARADYRHKKQSGGAGQFGEVHLIVEPYADGMPDPTSFKINGQEFKMNIKGKEEIDLEWGGKLVFINSVVGGAIDMRFMPAILKGVMERMEQGPLTGSYARDVRVIVYDGKMHPVDSNELSFMLAARNAFSAAFREAGPKVLEPIYDLEVYVPADYMGDVMSDLQGRRAIIMGMDTEAGYQKLSAKIPLKELSNYSIALSSITGGRASFTTKFASYELVPNDIQQQLIKEHEAETKDED, from the coding sequence ATGAAAGTTTATCAGACAAACGAAATTAAAAACATTGCATTGCTTGGCAGTGCGGGTAGCGGCAAGACTACTCTTGCCGAAGCAATGGTTTACGAGGCCGGCATCATTAAGCGTCGCGGCACCGTAGAGGGTAAGAACACCATGAGCGATTATTTCCCCGTCGAACAGGAATATGGCTACTCGGTGTTCTCTACTGTTTTTCATGTAGAATGGAACAATAAGAAACTGAATATCATCGACTGTCCGGGTTCCGACGACTTTGTTGGAGGAGCAATCACAGCACTGAACGTCACCGATCAGGCCGTCATTCTCATCAATGGTCAGTATGGTCCCGAGGTTGGTACACAAAATGCTTTCCGCTATACCGAAAAGTTGCAGAAGCCTGTCATCTTCTTAGTGAACCAGCTGGACAAAGAGCATTGCGACTTCGACACCATTCTGAACAGTATGAAGGAAATCTATGGTGAGAAATGCGTACCCGTACAGTATCCAATCACAACAGGTCCAGACTTCAATGCCGTTATCGATGTGCTGCTAATGAAGAAATACTCATGGAAGCCCGAAGGTGGTGCTCCTATCATTGAGGATATTCCAGCCGACCAGATGGAGAAAGCCAAAGAACTTCATGCTGCTCTCGTTGAGGCTGCTGCCGCCAATGATGACACGCTGATGGAGAAATTCTTCGAAAGTGAGAACCTTACAGAAGACGAGATGCGCGAAGGTATCCGCAAAGGACTTGTCACCCGCAGCATCTTCCCCGTGTTCTGCGTATGTGCAGGCAAGGATATGGGCGTTCGTCGCCTGATGGAGTTCCTGGGCAACGTTGTGCCTTTCGTCAGTGAGATGCCAAAGGTGCGCAACACACGTGGCGAAGAAGTGTCTCCCGACTGCACTGGTCCTACTTCACTTTATTTCTTCAAAACAGGTGTTGAACCTCACATTGGTGAAGTACAATACTTCAAGGTGATGAGCGGCTCTGTAAAGAGTGGCGACGACTTGACCAATGCCGACCGTGGTTCTAAGGAGCGTATCGGCACTATTTACGCATGTGCAGGCGCCAACCGCATACCCATTGACGAGCTGAAAGCTGGAGACATCGGTTGCACCGTGAAACTGAAAGATGTGAAGACCGGCAATGCCCTGAACGGTAAAGACTGCGAGTGGCGCTACGATTTCATTAAATATCCCAACTCCAAGTACTCGCGTGCCATCAAGGCTGTCAATGAAGCCGAGACCGAGAAAATGATGGTTGCCCTGACCAAAATGCGTCAGGAAGATCCCACATGGGTTGTAGAACAATCGAAGGAACTGCGTCAGATTATTGTCCACGGTCAGGGAGAATTCCACCTGCGCACTTTAAAATGGCGTATGGAGAACAACGAGAAAATCAAGATTGAATATCTGGAGCCCAAGATTCCATATCGTGAGACAATCACCAAGATGGCTCGTGCCGACTATCGCCATAAGAAACAGTCGGGCGGTGCCGGACAGTTTGGCGAAGTACACCTGATTGTAGAACCCTATGCTGACGGTATGCCCGATCCGACATCGTTCAAAATCAACGGCCAAGAGTTCAAGATGAACATTAAAGGCAAAGAAGAGATTGATCTGGAATGGGGCGGCAAGCTAGTATTCATCAACTCTGTAGTAGGCGGTGCCATCGATATGCGTTTCATGCCTGCCATCCTGAAGGGTGTGATGGAGCGCATGGAACAAGGCCCACTGACCGGTTCTTATGCTCGCGATGTACGCGTGATTGTTTACGACGGCAAGATGCACCCCGTTGACTCTAACGAGCTCTCATTTATGCTCGCAGCACGCAATGCATTCTCAGCAGCTTTCCGCGAAGCAGGTCCAAAGGTACTCGAACCTATCTACGACTTGGAGGTCTATGTTCCTGCCGACTATATGGGCGATGTGATGAGTGACCTGCAAGGACGCCGAGCCATTATTATGGGCATGGATACTGAGGCTGGCTATCAGAAATTGTCTGCCAAGATTCCTTTGAAAGAGCTCTCTAACTATTCAATCGCACTGAGCTCTATCACGGGCGGTCGTGCTTCGTTTACCACCAAGTTTGCAAGCTACGAACTTGTGCCAAACGACATACAGCAGCAACTCATCAAAGAGCACGAGGCAGAAACCAAGGACGAAGACTGA